A genome region from bacterium includes the following:
- a CDS encoding PorV/PorQ family protein, giving the protein MRRAPALALVLLLGAGPAAAVQELGGLRIATSSGTFLKIDISPRAAAMGGAWTAIAADASATFYNPAGLGQVVHRQVFASYVAWPADVHYATLFVSLPQPLLQGNLGLQLGSLTTSLEETDEYHPYGTGRSFRFADTVLGLAYARAMTDQLHLGLALKYVREDLGSAVGGPVTNAWTVDVGTLYRLSYANTRIGMAIANFGPELKPGGTFWNHSESKAEEYEGFPPPATFKLGVAFEPWKRYPWLLTQTLEMNHLADNQESLATGLELGYLGGLLALRTGYNFMADELGLAAGFGANFMLGGALAGLDYAFTDGNSLGGIHRWAIRVDF; this is encoded by the coding sequence ATGCGCCGCGCGCCCGCTCTCGCCCTCGTCCTCCTCCTCGGAGCGGGCCCCGCGGCGGCCGTCCAGGAGCTGGGCGGCCTGCGCATCGCGACCAGCAGCGGCACCTTCCTCAAGATCGACATCAGCCCGCGCGCCGCGGCGATGGGGGGTGCCTGGACGGCGATCGCCGCCGACGCCAGCGCGACCTTCTACAATCCGGCCGGCCTGGGGCAGGTCGTGCACCGCCAGGTCTTCGCGAGCTACGTCGCCTGGCCGGCGGACGTCCACTACGCAACGCTCTTCGTCAGCCTGCCGCAGCCGCTGCTGCAGGGAAACCTGGGCCTGCAGCTCGGCAGCCTGACCACCAGCCTCGAGGAGACGGACGAGTACCACCCCTACGGCACGGGCCGCAGCTTCCGCTTCGCGGACACCGTGCTCGGCCTCGCCTACGCGCGCGCGATGACCGACCAGCTCCACCTCGGTCTCGCCCTGAAGTACGTGCGCGAGGACCTCGGCTCGGCCGTCGGCGGTCCGGTCACGAACGCCTGGACCGTGGACGTCGGCACGCTCTACCGCTTGAGCTACGCGAACACGCGCATCGGCATGGCGATCGCCAACTTCGGGCCCGAGCTGAAGCCCGGCGGCACGTTCTGGAACCACAGCGAGAGCAAGGCCGAGGAGTACGAGGGCTTCCCGCCGCCGGCGACCTTCAAGCTCGGCGTCGCCTTCGAACCCTGGAAGCGCTACCCCTGGCTGCTCACGCAGACCCTGGAGATGAACCACCTCGCCGACAACCAGGAGAGCCTGGCCACGGGCCTCGAGCTCGGCTACCTCGGCGGGCTGCTCGCCCTGCGCACCGGCTACAACTTCATGGCCGACGAGCTGGGCCTCGCCGCCGGCTTCGGCGCCAACTTCATGCTCGGGGGCGCCCTGGCCGGGCTCGACTACGCCTTCACCGACGGCAACAGCCTGGGCGGCATCCACCGCTGGGCGATCCGGGTGGACTTCTGA